One part of the Tunicatimonas pelagia genome encodes these proteins:
- a CDS encoding arginine deiminase family protein, with protein sequence MIHDIYVNSEIGRLKRLLIHSPDAGIGKIVPRIKDQLLYDDIVYLEKMQQEYSEYLRILLCFLDSERIQGKANDPDYQASVKNNWFESDKVLNVERMLVRILQYEDIKYLLVPSVCAIEKCGLRTQKQMLGMSPETLASLLITGILKDEHGQEIILFPPVPNLIFTRDIGITIHDHILLSKPYENARDREALIFKYIAHFELLRQKTSQEADELAHQVIELQEPNLFYISSEEETQQKVVTVEGGDVMMISPGHLLVGLSERTSLPAVEQLVEKLFQRNLIQKVSVVKIPRRRAYMHIDTVFTQVKRDTWIVFSPFTKQEINRNRGFNVTGAIQGQRNIESVHEVEVIQFIRQQETEDTYSITTNRMDYLDDLLEQISRQDFGAKHCEIIPSAGGEFPYSEREQWTDACNFLAVREGVIIGYDRNIKTEKEFRKRGFAVMRSAEIIEQVEQGEPIEEVVTGDTLILLPSGELSRARGGTHCMSMPLLREEVDVLV encoded by the coding sequence ATGATCCACGATATTTATGTAAACTCGGAGATTGGCCGACTGAAACGTTTGCTTATTCATAGCCCCGACGCCGGTATCGGCAAAATCGTTCCCCGCATTAAAGACCAATTGCTGTACGATGATATTGTGTACCTGGAAAAGATGCAGCAGGAGTACAGTGAGTACTTACGTATCTTACTGTGTTTTCTTGATTCTGAGAGAATTCAGGGAAAAGCGAACGACCCTGATTACCAAGCTTCAGTAAAAAACAACTGGTTTGAGTCAGATAAAGTACTGAATGTGGAACGAATGCTAGTGCGAATCCTTCAGTACGAAGATATTAAATACCTGTTGGTTCCTTCGGTGTGTGCCATTGAAAAATGTGGGCTGCGAACGCAAAAGCAAATGCTGGGCATGTCGCCCGAAACATTGGCTTCGCTGCTGATTACCGGTATTTTGAAAGATGAACATGGTCAGGAGATTATTCTGTTTCCTCCGGTGCCCAACTTGATTTTCACCCGCGATATTGGCATTACCATCCATGATCACATTCTGCTGAGTAAGCCTTACGAAAACGCTCGCGACCGTGAAGCCCTGATTTTCAAGTATATCGCTCATTTTGAACTGCTAAGGCAAAAAACTAGTCAGGAGGCTGATGAACTAGCTCATCAGGTGATAGAACTACAAGAACCTAACTTGTTCTACATCTCTAGTGAAGAAGAAACCCAGCAGAAGGTAGTAACGGTTGAGGGCGGCGATGTGATGATGATAAGTCCTGGACACTTGTTGGTGGGACTGAGTGAACGCACCTCTTTACCGGCGGTAGAACAATTGGTAGAAAAACTGTTTCAGCGGAATCTAATTCAGAAGGTTTCGGTCGTTAAAATACCCCGCCGCCGGGCGTATATGCATATTGATACGGTTTTTACGCAGGTAAAGCGAGACACTTGGATTGTCTTTAGTCCGTTTACGAAACAAGAAATCAATCGGAACCGAGGCTTTAACGTGACTGGGGCTATTCAAGGGCAAAGAAACATAGAGTCGGTGCATGAAGTTGAAGTTATCCAATTTATTCGCCAGCAAGAAACCGAAGATACGTACAGCATCACGACCAACCGAATGGACTATCTAGATGATCTGTTGGAGCAGATTAGCCGACAAGATTTTGGGGCAAAACATTGCGAGATTATTCCGAGTGCTGGAGGTGAATTTCCCTACAGCGAACGAGAGCAGTGGACGGATGCTTGCAACTTTTTAGCAGTGCGTGAAGGAGTAATTATTGGCTATGATCGTAATATAAAAACTGAAAAAGAATTCAGAAAGCGGGGTTTTGCCGTGATGCGCTCTGCCGAAATTATTGAGCAGGTAGAGCAGGGGGAACCTATTGAAGAAGTAGTAACCGGAGATACCCTCATTTTATTACCTTCGGGCGAGCTTTCCCGGGCGCGGGGTGGCACCCACTGCATGAGTATGCCGCTATTGCGCGAGGAGGTGGATGTGTTGGTTTGA
- the ctlX gene encoding citrulline utilization hydrolase CtlX, with product MKDNQQLTDTLLMIRPVKFGYNVETAINNHYQRELGDVLPEEIQHRALAEFNQFVDVLRQQGVNVITVDDTAEKETPDSIFPNNWISFHQDGTVVTYPMWAPNRRKERRDDILSTLIKEHRYAIRRKIDYSYFEAEEKFLEGTGSMVLDRQNRIAYACVSPRTHLHLLSEFCQEFGYRPIVFIASQMINEGFAEIYHTNVMMSIGEDFAIFCADALKNTWEQKDIVKIIRDTGKEVIFISEEQCNHFAGNMLQVKNQQNEQLLVMSSQAYRSLTKNQLNQLEQYTDIVHSPLSTIEACGGGSARCMMAEIFLPKN from the coding sequence TTGAAAGACAATCAGCAACTAACGGATACATTATTAATGATTCGCCCGGTAAAATTCGGGTACAATGTAGAGACCGCCATAAATAATCATTACCAGCGAGAATTAGGCGATGTGCTACCGGAGGAAATTCAGCATCGGGCATTAGCGGAGTTTAATCAGTTTGTAGATGTACTTAGGCAGCAAGGCGTTAACGTGATTACGGTAGATGATACCGCTGAAAAGGAAACTCCTGATTCAATATTTCCGAATAACTGGATTTCCTTTCATCAAGATGGTACTGTAGTAACGTATCCTATGTGGGCACCTAATCGTCGGAAAGAGCGGCGTGACGATATTCTATCTACCCTTATTAAGGAGCACCGTTACGCTATTCGCCGAAAAATTGACTACTCCTACTTTGAGGCGGAAGAAAAATTTCTGGAAGGAACCGGAAGCATGGTACTTGATCGGCAGAACCGGATTGCCTACGCTTGCGTATCACCCCGCACGCACTTACATCTTTTGTCGGAGTTTTGTCAGGAGTTTGGGTATCGTCCCATTGTATTCATCGCCTCGCAAATGATTAACGAAGGCTTTGCTGAAATCTATCATACCAACGTAATGATGAGTATTGGTGAAGACTTTGCTATATTCTGTGCCGATGCGCTGAAAAATACTTGGGAGCAAAAAGACATTGTGAAGATTATACGTGATACTGGTAAAGAAGTGATTTTTATTAGCGAAGAGCAGTGTAATCACTTTGCTGGTAACATGCTTCAGGTAAAAAATCAGCAAAACGAACAGCTACTGGTTATGTCGAGTCAAGCATACCGTTCGCTAACTAAAAATCAACTTAATCAGCTTGAGCAATACACTGATATTGTTCACAGCCCACTTAGTACCATAGAAGCCTGTGGGGGAGGCAGTGCCCGCTGTATGATGGCTGAAATATTCCTGCCTAAAAACTAA
- a CDS encoding PAS domain-containing sensor histidine kinase produces MDIVSKADIFNSPSLLMLDSLPLPTILVDTEGRIAQVNQLVCELLEEEAGHLIGSPFLRGSWLLIRTDNSVLEAPEELLVSSPQDQEAINGVRIGLILKKNTVWLSFHAKSLFSEENDYQGSVVTFVDVTTNTNAELKASRQASRLLSVPEHQTNYIIRTDLEGNFLYLNQAARVQFDREDEDEDVFRSLNYLTDPKYAISCIKAAAYCIDHPGSYRHIEIRCYNNKREYFWTAWDLVGITDDTGDVVEIQAVGHDISQKKRMADLLGETSQMARIGGWEISSFSKQVSWTPETYRIHDVAEGTRISMRRVIQFFHEEHQPIIRRAYRELISNGEPFDLSLKLHTAQRRELWVRVIGQRESVHGNFVRAYGVIQDITESQLSKERIKHREWLFQSVFNSTADALFIIDQERRVINCNQSALRILEIDQKEDVLGVDATSFQKDPFTKEEVTSIRKAIDETGLWTSEVEFVSTKSRVFWGSLAITTFPEMGYGVVRITDITDKKKAEALLLESNQHLTKANQELDRFVYSASHDLRAPLTSILGLISLAETENGLEEVQGYLQHMKKSAHRLDAFIKDLIYFSRNARMEVTAEPIDFNDLIGGIFEQYQFMDHEVPVKTSLEVNQHTTFFTDQSRLHIVLGNIISNAMKYRMNRRDAESYVKVGIEVNQEEAIIRVEDNGIGIPSAHQSKIFEMFYRADDHKPGSGLGLYIVKETIEKLKGSIKVRSSHELGTEFTLHLPQLPLKS; encoded by the coding sequence ATGGATATAGTTTCCAAGGCAGATATATTTAATTCGCCTTCCCTCCTAATGCTGGATAGCTTACCTCTGCCTACCATATTAGTAGATACAGAAGGCAGAATAGCGCAAGTCAACCAACTTGTCTGTGAATTACTTGAAGAAGAGGCCGGGCATCTCATTGGGAGTCCTTTTTTGCGAGGGTCTTGGTTACTAATACGTACCGATAATAGCGTTTTGGAGGCTCCCGAAGAGCTACTAGTCAGTTCACCGCAAGATCAAGAGGCAATTAATGGAGTAAGAATTGGTCTTATTCTCAAGAAAAATACGGTTTGGCTCTCTTTTCACGCGAAATCGCTCTTTTCGGAAGAAAATGATTACCAGGGATCGGTAGTTACTTTTGTGGATGTAACTACCAATACTAATGCTGAGCTGAAAGCCTCTCGACAGGCCAGCCGGTTGCTCTCGGTACCCGAACACCAAACGAACTATATTATTCGTACCGACCTAGAAGGAAATTTCTTGTATCTCAACCAAGCGGCTCGAGTTCAATTTGACCGAGAGGATGAAGATGAAGATGTGTTCCGATCTTTAAATTACCTTACTGATCCTAAGTACGCCATATCATGCATTAAGGCTGCTGCCTATTGTATCGACCACCCGGGAAGTTACCGTCATATTGAGATACGGTGTTACAACAATAAACGAGAGTATTTTTGGACCGCTTGGGATTTGGTAGGCATTACGGACGACACCGGAGACGTAGTGGAGATTCAGGCAGTAGGTCACGATATTTCGCAGAAGAAGCGAATGGCCGACCTGTTGGGTGAAACCAGCCAGATGGCTCGCATTGGTGGTTGGGAAATTAGTAGCTTCTCCAAGCAAGTTAGTTGGACTCCTGAAACCTACCGCATTCATGATGTTGCCGAGGGAACGCGCATCTCCATGCGGCGTGTCATTCAGTTTTTTCATGAAGAACATCAACCCATTATACGGCGAGCGTATCGGGAGCTAATCAGTAACGGCGAACCTTTTGACCTCAGCCTGAAATTACACACTGCCCAACGACGGGAACTGTGGGTGCGAGTAATCGGTCAGCGAGAGAGCGTTCACGGTAATTTTGTGCGAGCCTACGGAGTTATTCAGGATATTACTGAGTCGCAACTTTCCAAAGAGCGAATTAAACACCGGGAATGGCTCTTCCAATCGGTATTCAATAGTACGGCCGATGCATTATTCATTATTGACCAGGAACGTAGAGTTATTAACTGTAACCAAAGTGCGTTACGTATTCTTGAGATTGATCAAAAAGAGGATGTGCTAGGAGTTGATGCCACCAGTTTTCAGAAGGATCCTTTTACTAAAGAAGAGGTTACCTCCATTCGCAAGGCAATAGATGAAACCGGACTATGGACCAGCGAAGTTGAGTTCGTATCTACTAAAAGCAGGGTTTTCTGGGGTAGCTTAGCAATTACCACTTTTCCCGAAATGGGTTACGGAGTAGTGAGAATAACCGATATCACCGATAAGAAGAAGGCCGAAGCACTTTTGCTAGAAAGTAATCAGCACTTAACCAAAGCAAACCAGGAGCTAGACCGCTTTGTGTACAGTGCTTCGCATGATCTTCGGGCTCCGCTCACCTCAATACTTGGCCTTATCAGTCTGGCCGAAACTGAAAATGGCTTAGAAGAAGTGCAGGGCTACCTTCAGCATATGAAGAAAAGTGCTCATCGGTTAGATGCTTTCATTAAAGACCTCATTTACTTCTCGCGCAATGCTCGCATGGAAGTAACAGCCGAACCAATTGATTTTAACGATCTTATTGGCGGAATATTTGAGCAGTACCAGTTCATGGATCATGAAGTTCCGGTAAAAACCTCGCTAGAGGTTAATCAGCATACTACTTTCTTCACCGATCAAAGCCGACTGCACATTGTTTTAGGTAACATTATTTCTAACGCCATGAAGTACCGCATGAATCGGCGCGACGCAGAATCTTATGTGAAGGTAGGCATAGAGGTCAATCAAGAAGAGGCAATAATTCGGGTAGAAGATAACGGCATAGGCATTCCTAGTGCTCATCAGTCCAAAATTTTTGAAATGTTTTACCGAGCCGACGACCACAAACCAGGGTCAGGGCTGGGGTTGTATATTGTTAAAGAAACGATAGAAAAACTAAAAGGCTCGATTAAAGTGCGCTCTAGCCACGAGCTGGGCACTGAGTTTACCTTGCATCTTCCCCAACTTCCTCTAAAATCCTAG
- the aat gene encoding leucyl/phenylalanyl-tRNA--protein transferase, whose product MLYWLTDDLVFPLVELAEDWGGLALGGDLSPERLLLAYRSGIFPWYDEDQPIIWHAPDPRFVLFPNKLHIPRSLRPVLNQKKFTITYNQAFREVIANCQQINRPDQPGTWITDEMLEAYCELHTLGHAHSVEAWQKGKLVGGLYGISLGKIFFGESMFSQVSNASKVAFVTHVLDLKQKNFLLIDCQVHTPHLQRFGAEEVPRQQYMKLLSKALSADEHGQ is encoded by the coding sequence ATGCTCTATTGGCTTACCGATGATTTGGTATTTCCCCTGGTTGAGCTTGCCGAAGATTGGGGTGGTTTGGCTCTAGGCGGCGACCTTTCCCCCGAACGCTTATTACTAGCCTACCGCTCCGGTATCTTTCCCTGGTACGACGAAGATCAGCCCATTATCTGGCATGCTCCCGACCCTCGCTTTGTGCTCTTTCCAAATAAGCTACATATTCCCCGTAGTTTGCGCCCGGTGCTCAACCAAAAAAAATTTACGATCACCTACAATCAGGCCTTTCGGGAAGTAATTGCCAACTGCCAGCAGATAAACCGCCCCGACCAGCCCGGCACCTGGATTACCGACGAAATGTTGGAAGCATATTGTGAATTACATACACTGGGGCACGCGCATTCGGTAGAAGCTTGGCAAAAAGGAAAACTGGTAGGTGGGCTATACGGCATCTCACTAGGAAAAATATTCTTCGGCGAATCTATGTTTTCTCAGGTAAGCAATGCCTCAAAAGTCGCTTTTGTTACTCATGTTTTAGATTTGAAACAAAAGAATTTTTTGCTCATCGATTGCCAAGTACACACTCCCCACCTACAGCGCTTCGGAGCAGAAGAAGTCCCCCGCCAGCAGTACATGAAGTTACTCAGTAAAGCACTATCTGCCGATGAGCATGGTCAATAG
- the trpD gene encoding anthranilate phosphoribosyltransferase, giving the protein MKNILNNLIEYKSLDKQTAKDILVRLAQGEFNQSQMAAFLTVFLMRSITVEELEGFQEAMLELCVPLNIADYDAIDLCGTGGDGRNTFNISTTASFVVAGAGQNVAKHGNNGVSSVCGSSNLLTHFGYEFTNDTNQLKQSLDQAGICFLHAPLFHPAMKNVAPVRRELGMKTFFNMLGPMVNPSFPKKQLVGVFNLELARLYAYLFQKSDKQFVILHSLDGYDEISLTGPFRMITNAGEYLLRPKDLGFQTHAPEAIYGGETVEESAKVFLNILKGKGTQAQQEVVLANAGMAIHCGNPSLSLEESITQANESLASGNALQAFQKMVGKPISA; this is encoded by the coding sequence ATGAAAAACATCCTCAACAATCTCATCGAGTATAAATCACTGGATAAGCAAACTGCTAAAGATATACTGGTCCGCCTGGCTCAAGGAGAGTTTAATCAGAGCCAAATGGCGGCCTTTCTTACCGTATTTCTGATGCGAAGCATTACGGTGGAAGAACTAGAAGGCTTCCAAGAAGCGATGCTAGAACTCTGCGTGCCCTTGAATATTGCTGATTACGATGCCATTGACCTGTGTGGCACAGGTGGCGATGGCAGAAACACTTTCAATATTTCTACTACCGCCTCGTTTGTGGTAGCAGGTGCTGGGCAGAATGTTGCCAAACACGGTAACAACGGAGTATCTTCGGTTTGCGGTTCATCCAACCTACTAACCCATTTTGGCTACGAATTTACCAACGATACCAACCAACTGAAACAGAGCCTAGATCAAGCAGGTATCTGCTTTTTGCACGCCCCGCTCTTTCACCCGGCTATGAAGAACGTGGCTCCGGTGCGGCGCGAACTGGGCATGAAGACCTTTTTCAATATGCTGGGGCCAATGGTGAACCCTTCGTTCCCGAAGAAGCAATTGGTGGGAGTCTTTAACTTAGAACTGGCTCGCCTTTACGCTTACCTGTTTCAAAAGAGCGATAAGCAGTTCGTTATTCTGCATTCTTTAGATGGCTACGACGAAATTTCCTTAACCGGACCATTTCGCATGATTACCAATGCTGGGGAATATCTGTTACGCCCAAAAGACTTAGGGTTTCAAACACATGCGCCAGAAGCCATTTACGGAGGCGAAACTGTGGAAGAGTCAGCCAAGGTATTTCTGAATATTTTAAAGGGAAAAGGAACTCAAGCCCAACAAGAAGTTGTGCTGGCAAATGCAGGAATGGCAATTCACTGCGGCAACCCTTCACTTAGCTTGGAAGAAAGTATTACACAAGCAAACGAATCATTAGCATCAGGCAATGCACTGCAAGCCTTCCAAAAAATGGTAGGCAAACCCATTTCGGCCTGA
- a CDS encoding four helix bundle protein, with product MINNKKHLQLNDIEAYKAAFHLSNKVWDLVLKWDHFSKNTVGIQFVRSVDSVSANLAEGFGRYSKKDKIKFYRYALGSAYESLDWNEKAKTRNLVGMKQYQEIYSDLKGLPKLINTLIKVTNTNLST from the coding sequence GTGATAAATAACAAGAAGCATTTACAACTAAATGATATTGAGGCATACAAAGCTGCCTTTCACCTGAGCAACAAGGTATGGGATTTAGTCCTAAAATGGGATCACTTTAGTAAAAATACTGTAGGCATTCAGTTCGTCCGTTCAGTAGACTCAGTATCTGCAAATTTAGCGGAAGGATTTGGTCGCTATAGCAAAAAAGATAAGATCAAGTTCTATCGCTATGCCCTAGGCTCAGCATATGAGTCCCTAGATTGGAATGAAAAGGCTAAAACCCGTAATTTGGTCGGCATGAAACAATATCAAGAAATTTATAGCGATTTGAAAGGACTGCCCAAATTGATCAATACTCTTATCAAGGTAACCAACACAAACCTATCAACTTAA
- a CDS encoding anthranilate synthase component II: MKILVLDNYDSFTYNLVHILRELGMEEKMDVIRNDKISVEEVDHYDKILLSPGPGIPEEAGAMMELIKTYAPSKSILGICLGHQGFAEAFGAELYNMPLVLHGYGDKVFVEDDEEYLFHGLPKSFGVCRYHSWAVVASSVNDDLVVTARDIKGEIMGLRHKQYDVKGLQFHPESILTEHGKEMIKNWLSG, from the coding sequence ATGAAAATACTAGTCTTAGATAATTACGACTCTTTCACTTACAACCTAGTGCATATCCTTCGGGAGTTGGGAATGGAAGAAAAGATGGATGTCATTCGGAATGATAAAATCTCGGTAGAGGAAGTAGATCACTACGATAAAATTCTGCTTTCACCGGGGCCGGGTATTCCTGAAGAAGCAGGTGCCATGATGGAACTCATCAAAACCTACGCTCCGAGTAAAAGTATACTTGGCATTTGCTTGGGTCATCAGGGTTTTGCCGAAGCTTTTGGGGCTGAGTTGTATAATATGCCGTTGGTACTGCACGGCTACGGCGATAAAGTTTTTGTTGAAGATGATGAAGAATATTTATTTCATGGCTTGCCTAAATCCTTTGGGGTGTGTCGCTACCATAGTTGGGCGGTGGTTGCTAGTTCGGTGAACGATGATTTGGTGGTAACTGCCCGGGATATTAAAGGAGAAATTATGGGGCTTCGCCATAAGCAATACGATGTAAAAGGTCTGCAGTTTCATCCGGAATCAATCCTGACCGAACACGGGAAAGAGATGATTAAGAATTGGTTAAGTGGTTGA